The genomic stretch ATAACCCGTAAGATAACCAATGGGAAAAGTATCAGTAAAATTAACGGAGAGACAGTGACAAGCCAGAGCCTTAAAGAAATAGCTGCTTTACTGATAGATATCCATGGTCAGCATGAACATCAATCCTTACTCTACAAAGAGAATTATCTTGATATTATAGACCGCTATGCTAAAGAGGAAGTGTTCCGGCTGAAACAAAAGCTATCGAAGGAATATTTACAGTTGACTGAGTTGAAAAACAAGCTTTCAGAATTAATGATTGATGAGGATAAGCGACTTCGTGAAATATCTTATCTTGAATATGAGATAAAGGAAATAACGGAAGCCAGATTAAAGCAAGGAGAAGATGAACTATTAACAAGTGAATATAAGAAGCTTTCAAATGCCAGAATAATAGCAGAAGGAATTGGGCAGGTTTATGATTGTATGGGGTATCAATCAGCTGGGTCTGCAGGGGAAATGTTAGGACGAAGCGTCAAACAACTGTCGAAGCTGATTGAATATGATAAGGACCTGGAAGGAATTTATAATCAGATACTTGATGTGGAAGCACTTGTCAATGATTTTAATCGTAATCTATCGGAATATCAATCGGATTTAAATAACCAGGAAGAAGATTTTGCGGCAGTGGAAGAACGTTTAAATCTGATAAATCATTTGAAGGCAAAATATGGGAATTCGATTGCTGATATATTAAAGGTATTGGAAGAAGGCGAAATTAAGCTGGAACAGTATTATAATTATGAGGTAACACTGGAGGAGCTTAACCGGCAAATAGCCGAGCAGGAAAGAGAAGTACATAGCCTGTGCGTTAGATTATCAGAAATACGAAAGAAAAACGCAAAAGTCTTAGCAGCTGAGATTAAAAATGCTTTACTTGATCTGAATTTTCTTGATGTACAGTTTGCCATCGAACTGACCCGGAAAGATAATTACACAAAAGATGGCTTTGATGACGCAGAATACCTCATTTCTGTTAATCCGGGTGAAGAAATGAAGACTCTGTCAAAAGTTGCATCAGGAGGAGAATTATCGAGAATAATGCTTGCCATAAAATCAGTATTTGCTGATAAGGATGAGATAGATACCTTGATTTTTGATGAGATTGATACTGGTATTAGCGGAAGAACGGCACAAAAGGTATCTGAGAAATTATCAGAGATATCCTCCAGTCATCAGATAATATGTATCACCCATCTGGCGCAGATTGCATCCATGGCTGATAGTCATTTTATTATTGAAAAACAGACCGACGGACAGACCACAAGAACCGGCATACGACAATTAGAAGAGCAGCAATCCGTTGAGGAAATTGCCAGAATACTTGGTGGCGCTGAAATAACCAAAACAGTTCTAGACAGTGCAAAGGAAATGATTACACTTGCGAAAAAAAACAAAAAAAGATAGTTTGAAAATTTATTTACTACACATACTAACATAAGGCAGTTGTTTTAAGGATATACACTTTTTAGTGTATATCCTTTTTTATGTTAGGAATTTTGTCCTTTAATAGGACAACTAAACGTGCATATTCGTTTGATAGATATCTGTTTATATAAAATTTGAATAATTTACGCGAAAAAGCGTAGAGGGAGCTGAAATCATGCATAGAAGATCTGTTTATCGTAAAATCCTTATTCTGGTTTTGTGTATTAATATAATGGTGTTAGGTTATTTTACTTATCAGTATATTGACAACAGCATACCGGATTCTATCAAAATCCTGGTAGGTGAAGATGAAGAATTTAATTTTAAGTTACCGATGGAAGGCAGTGTAACGAACGGAGACGTAGATGTTCTGAGTGTAAATAATAAAACTGTGCCAAAAAGTCAGATTAAATTGAACTTTAGCCAGCCTTTTACTATCAAGTCCAGTGCTGCAGGCAGCTATAAAGTCAATCTGAAATTATTTGGATTTCTTAATTTCAAGGAAGTTACCATAGGTGTAATAGATCAAAAAGAAGTAATTCCCTGTGGGAACCCGATAGGTATTTATATTGAGACCGATGGTGTTATGGTACTTGGTACCGGTGTAATAAACGGTGCGGACGGTTTAAATTATGAACCTTCCCTGAATAAGCTAAAGACTGGCGATTATATAACGAAAATAAACAGCACAGTAATCCATAACAAAGAAGAATTAATTGAGGAAATACAGCATAGTGACGGAAAGGATGTAAAGATTACTTTACGTCGTGATGATAAACTTACAGAATACAAAGTTACGCCTGTTAAGACCCCGGATGGCGAGTATAAGATAGGAGCCTGGATAAGAGATAACACACAAGGCATCGGAACTCTTACCTTTATCACTCCGGATGGACAGTTTGGTGCTTTAGGGCATGGAATTACAGATATCGATACCAGTCTTCTGATGGAAATCGAGCGAGGTTATTTATATAATGCGGACATTATGACGATCATCAAAGGAAAGCAAGGTGTTCCGGGAGAACTGATCGGGCTGATCAAGCAAAATTCGGAAGATAAAATAGGCGATATCCTGAAAAATTCAAATCAAGGTATCTTTGGCAGAATAGGCACAGGATTCGTCAAAGCAAATTCCTATGATGCAATACCAGTGGGGTTAAAACAGGAGATAAAGCTTGGACCTGCAACCATATATTCCTGTGTGGAAAATGAAGTAAAAGAATATAAAATAAATATTGACAAAATAGATCTAAATAGTCAAAGCCCAAATAAAGGAATGGTAATAAGTATAACTGATAAAGCCCTGATAGACAAAACAGGTGGAATTGTCCAAGGCATGAGCGGCAGTCCAATCATACAGAATGGCAAGATAATAGGAGCAGTAACTCACGTCTTCATACAGGATTCAACCAAAGGTTACGGGACATTTATCGAAAATATGCTTAATAATTTGGAGGATAAATAAAATAAAGCTGCAATCGACCTATTGCAACTATAGCAATAAAATGCTACAGTATTTAACAATAGAAATTCTTAAAAAGAATTTTTATTATGTAAAAAGAAATATAATATTTCTTATATACACAAAACAAAAGCACCTATGTCGTAAATTGCGATAAGAAAGAATTGATAATATGGAAATATATGTATATAATATGGATATGTCAATAATTTACATTTCATTCTTCGCGTATTCTACGAATTGACTTGCTTCATCCGTAACGTAATATGTAAAAGGCTGTATATTTAAAGTTGAATACTTAAATCTATAGAAAAAGTC from Anaerocolumna sp. AGMB13020 encodes the following:
- the spoIVB gene encoding SpoIVB peptidase, which produces MHRRSVYRKILILVLCINIMVLGYFTYQYIDNSIPDSIKILVGEDEEFNFKLPMEGSVTNGDVDVLSVNNKTVPKSQIKLNFSQPFTIKSSAAGSYKVNLKLFGFLNFKEVTIGVIDQKEVIPCGNPIGIYIETDGVMVLGTGVINGADGLNYEPSLNKLKTGDYITKINSTVIHNKEELIEEIQHSDGKDVKITLRRDDKLTEYKVTPVKTPDGEYKIGAWIRDNTQGIGTLTFITPDGQFGALGHGITDIDTSLLMEIERGYLYNADIMTIIKGKQGVPGELIGLIKQNSEDKIGDILKNSNQGIFGRIGTGFVKANSYDAIPVGLKQEIKLGPATIYSCVENEVKEYKINIDKIDLNSQSPNKGMVISITDKALIDKTGGIVQGMSGSPIIQNGKIIGAVTHVFIQDSTKGYGTFIENMLNNLEDK
- the recN gene encoding DNA repair protein RecN gives rise to the protein MLLNLHVKNFAIIDEVDITLKDGLNILTGETGAGKSIIIGSINVCLGGKISKDIIRRGADYAMVELLFETGSKAVESRMKELDLPFEDRQILITRKITNGKSISKINGETVTSQSLKEIAALLIDIHGQHEHQSLLYKENYLDIIDRYAKEEVFRLKQKLSKEYLQLTELKNKLSELMIDEDKRLREISYLEYEIKEITEARLKQGEDELLTSEYKKLSNARIIAEGIGQVYDCMGYQSAGSAGEMLGRSVKQLSKLIEYDKDLEGIYNQILDVEALVNDFNRNLSEYQSDLNNQEEDFAAVEERLNLINHLKAKYGNSIADILKVLEEGEIKLEQYYNYEVTLEELNRQIAEQEREVHSLCVRLSEIRKKNAKVLAAEIKNALLDLNFLDVQFAIELTRKDNYTKDGFDDAEYLISVNPGEEMKTLSKVASGGELSRIMLAIKSVFADKDEIDTLIFDEIDTGISGRTAQKVSEKLSEISSSHQIICITHLAQIASMADSHFIIEKQTDGQTTRTGIRQLEEQQSVEEIARILGGAEITKTVLDSAKEMITLAKKNKKR